The genomic window GTACTCTTTGGCGAAATAGGTAATGACGATATCCGCTCCCGCGCGTACGAAGCACGCGAGCAATTCGTCGATCGCGCGGTCCCCTTCGATCCAACCGTTGGCGATCGCCCCCTGCAGCATCGCGTATTCGCCGCTCACGTTGTACACCGCGATCGGTACGTCGAACGTGTCGCGCGCCTCGCGCACGATGTCCAAATACGGCAATCCCGGCTTGACCATGACGATATCCGCGCCTTCGTCGATATCGAGCGCGATTTCGCGCATCGCTTCGCGTGCGTTGGGCGGGTCCATCTGATAGGTACGCCGGTCGCCGAATTGCGGCGTCGAATCGGCGGCTTCGCGAAACGGCCCGTAGAATGCCGAGGCGTACTTCGCGCTGTACGCCATGATCGTGATATCGGTAAAGCCGTGCGCGTCGAGGGCGTGGCGAATCGCTTCGACGCGGCCGTCCATCATGTCGGACGGCGCGATGATATCGACGCCCGCCTGCGCGTACGTGACGGCGGCGCGTGCGAGCAGCTCGACCGTCGCATCGTTGTCGACGTTGCCCGCGGCGTCGATGATGCCGCAGTGCCCGTGGTCGGTGTATTCGCAATTGCAGAGGTCGGCGATTACGAGCATATCGGGCAATGCCGCTTTGATCGCGCGCACCGCTCGCTGGACGATGCCGTTCGGGTCGACGTTACCGGACGCAACCGCATCTTTGTGTTCGGGAATGCCGAAGAGCAGGACGCTATTGACGCCCAGCGCCGCGAGTTCGCGCGCTTCGGCGACCGCACCGTCCACGGTGAAGCGGCTGATTCCGGGCATCGATTGAAGCGGCCCCGCATCGCTTGGGCGCTCGACGATGAAGAGCGGTTGCACGAGGCGATCGACGCGTACGTGGTGTTCGCGGACGAGCGAACGCAAAGCGGGAGTGCGGCGCAGACGGCGTGGGCGAATCGGCATCATCGTTGGTGGAGTTGCTCCGAAATCAGGGTGACGAAGGCATCGATCGATGCTTCTTCGCAGATGGCGTCCGGGGTGAATCCCGCGGCGCTCGCGGCGCTCGCCGATTGCGGCCCCATCGCAGCAACGCGCGGGCGCTGCGTACGGTTGCGAAGTTCGGCGAGATACGGCTCCGCCGCCGCGACCGATCCGCTCGACGGGAACGCCAGCAGATCGGGCATGTTTTCGTGCTCGATTGATGAGGCTGCGGTGATCTCGATCACGGTGGCACCCCGTTCGCGCAGTGCGGCGGCGATGCGGCTGGGGCGATCTTGCGTGCGCGGCAAGAATACGAGCCTTCCGTGGAGCGTGGCCGGCGCGGCCGATCCGGCTTCCAGCATAGCGAGCAAATGCCGCCCCATTTCGGCGCCGATCGCCTCGGCTTCATCGAGCGAGCGTACGGTGCGTTCGAGCGCGTGACGGTAGACCGGGCCGTTCGGCACCGCATAGACACCGTCGACGTGGAGCGTCGAATCGTTTAATCGCGCGTGCACGCCGACCGGCGCATCGCAACCGGCCCGCAATTCGCGTAAGGCGGCACGTTCGCAACGGACGCAAAGCTCGGTGGCTTCGTCGTTGATCGCATCGCGGATGTGCGCCGTCAGCGCCTCTTCGCCGGAGCGCACCTCGACGGCCAACGCGCCTTGCGCCACCGCGGGCACGACGCTGCGGGGGTCGAACGGCACCGTGTGGGTGGCCCGTAGACGCAAACGATTCAGGCCCGCCATCGCGAGTACGATCGCATCGTATTCGCCGTCCCGCAGTTTGCGCAGACGGGTATCCACGTTGCCGCGAATATCGCGAAACTCGAGATCCGGGCGCAGCGCGGCCAGCTGCCAGCGCCGGCGCGGGCTGGAGGTGCCGACGATCGCGCCGCTCGGTAACGCTTCGAAGCTGGCGTACCGTTCGCTACAGAATGCGTCGCGCGCATCCTCGCGTTGCGAGAACGCCGCGAGTTGCAGATCGGGTTGAAGCTCGCTTGGAAGATCCTTGCACGAATGCACCGCGTAATCGGCGCGCCGGTCGCGCAGCGCGTGCTCTAATTCCTTGACGAAGACGTTGACGCTGCCGATCTCCGCCAGGGGCCGGTCTTGAACGCGGTCGCCGACCGTGCTGATCGAGAGAATCGAGGTCGCGATGCCGCGCTCGGCCAAGCGTGCCGCAACCCATTTGGTCTGCGTCATCGCCAGCGCGCTGGCGCGCGTCGCGCAGACGATGCTCGACGTACGCGTCGGCGGGGCGTCGCTGCGCAGATGTTCGATCGCGTGCTCCACTTCGTGCTCGGCGAGGATGGGGTTCATGCGCGCGAGTTCCTCGATGGGGCGCTCCGCAAACGCGCGCAACACGGCGGCTCGTTCCGATGGGTCGGGAGCGACGGCCTTAACGTACGCTCGTACCCGCGCGAGAGTCCGCGCGGCGGCCGCGTACTCCGGCCCGAAATGCGCTTCGATCTCGCGCGCGATGCGCTTGGAGAACGCCGGGGTGCTGCCGCCCGAATCGATCGAAAAGGTGAGATCGCCGACGCGCACGGTGGCAAGCATCGTAAAATCCGCTCGTTCGGGCGCGATGGCGTCGCACGCGAGAATGCCCTGCGCACGCGCGTCGCTCACGACCGCGGCGTTGACGGCTTCGCTATCGGTTGCCGCTATCACCAGGCGCGCGCCCGCCGTATCGCCGGGTGCGTAGGCGCGCTCCTCGCACGAGCCGCCGGTCTCGGTCGCCAACGCGCGCAGCCGGGCATCGATCTGCGGAGCGATGATGCGCGTCTGGAAGCCGGAGGCGATGAGCGCCTCGGCTTTTCGTAGGGCGACGTTACCACCGCCGATGATGAGGGCGTGGCGCCCGTCGGGCCGTAAGGCAATAGGGAGCATGGGCAGGACGCATGACTTCCGCACCGGCGCGCCAAAAACTGCACGCACACGTGGGAAGAACGATCGAACGCCCCGCCCGTGCGGCTTTTGTCGGTGCTCTGGTGGCGGCGTTGATCACGCTACCCGGCCTTGGCGCAGGCACGCTCTGGGATAATAGCGAGACGGCCTATGGCGAAGTGGCGCGCGAGGTGCTGGTTTACCATAGCTGGATCGTCATGCACCTCAACGGCGCGGCCTGGTTCGTACAGCCCCCGCTCTATTTCTGGATTGCCGCCCTATGCATGAAGCTTCTGGGGGTAACGTCGTTTGCGCTACGCTTGCCCGCCGCGCTGGCGACGATTTGCATGGGCGCCATGACCGGCTATGCCGTCTCGCGCCAGGTTGGGACGCGCGTCGGCATCTATGCCAGCGTGATCCTGTCGAGTTGCCTCATGCAAGCCGTCATCGGGCGCCTGGCGATCATGGACGCCCTGCTCGATCTGAGCGTCGCGCTCACGATTTTTTGGTGGTTTCGCAGCATCGAAGCGGGTGAAGACCGGTACTTCGTCTACGGATGGATCGCTGCCGGCTTCGGCTTCCTGGCAAAAGGGCTGGTCGCGCCGGTCGTCGCGCTGATGGTGATGGCTCCGTTTGTGGTTTGGAACGTTCGAGCCGAGCGCACGAGGTTACCCTCGCTGCGCGCGTGGGTGCTGGGCATCGGCGCGTGCGTCGCAATCTCCGCACCGTGGCTCGTCGCCATCGCGATCCATTCCGGTATCGGCGCGCTGATCGATCTGGTCGTGCACTACACGTTCGGGCGCTATACCGGCGTCATCGAAAATCAGGCCGGGCCGATCTGGTACTACCTCCCGGTGATGATCCTGGGATTTTTTCCGTGGATCGCGTTTCTGCCGATGGCGCTGGTCTACGGCGTGCAACAGCTCCGCGCGACTTCGGCCGGCGATCCGAGCGTGGCGCGGCTGTGGCGACTGGGCATCACCTGGATCGTCGTCCCGTTGGTGTTTTTCAGCTTCGCGCGGACCAAATTGCCGAATTACGTGGCGCTCGAATTTCCGGCGCTGGCGTTGGTGACGGCGCTGTACTTCGATGCGATGGTGCGGCGCGGCGTCTCTCGCGCCGCGATCGTCTCGGCTGCGACCGTGCCGATCTTCATCGGTATGATCGCGTTTGCGCTCTGGGCGTTCTCGCGAGACAACCGTTTTCCGCCGGATGCCTATAGTTTGGTTCCCGATCTCGCGAGCATGGGCGCGGCGATCTTCGTCGGCTCCGCGCTGAGCGCGGTGCTGTTCGCGCGCCGGGCCACGATGGGCATCGCACCGTACGCGCTCGTCGCGGCGACGCTGGTGGCGATGGACGTGCTTGCGCTCTTCGCGCTTCCGAAATCCGATCGGTTCAAACCGGTGCCGCAATTGGCAGCCATCATCGAACGCGATCGGCAACCCGGCGACGTCGTGGCGATCCAGAGCTATCGCGGCGCCAATTCGCTGGTGTTTTACACGCAGCCCGGCGTGCGGATTTTGGCGCCCGCCGGCATCGCGCCCAACGATGATGCCGCGAGCCCCCGCGCGGTCGTGTGCGCCGCGCCGCGCGTCTGGCTGGTCGCGCCTAAAGCGCGCCCGGCCTACGACCCGACCTACGGCCGGGACCGCCGCATCGTCGCGCAGTCCGGCAGCGCCGCCCTTTTCCTGATCGATGGACCACGCTGTGGAAATCCCAGGGGCGTCTAAGCCCGCTCTCTTATGGTTGGCGCGTGCCCGCACACCCTAAAGTGCTCGTCGTCGACGACGAACTGCATATTCGCGAGCTGGTCGCTTTTATATTGGAGGATTCCGGCTACGAGATCCGCGGCGTTCCCGACGGCTTCGAAGCGCTGCGGGTTTTAGAGACCTGGACGCCGGACGTAATTCTGCTGGATATCATGATGCCGAGGCTCGACGGCTTCGAACTCTTGCCGAAACTGCGCCAACTCACCGACGCGCCGGTGATCGTTCTGAGCGCTCGCGGCGACGTCCAGGATCGCGTCGCGGGCTTAGTGCGCGGCGCCGACGACTACGTCAGCAAGCCGTTCGACCCACGCGAACTCGAGGCGCGGATCGCCAAAGCGTTGCGCCGTCCAAAGTTGGCGGCGACGACGCTGTTGCGATACGCGGACCTCACGATGGATTTGGAGACGCACAGCGTTACCCGCGGTTCGCGCGCGATTCATCTCACACGACGCGAATTCGATTTACTGCAACGGCTGATGCGGTTTCCCCGGCGCGTTTTTTCGCGCGACGAACTGATCGAACACGTCTGGGGCTCCGATAGCAGCGTCGGTACCGGGGTCATCGAAACGTACGTTTCGTATCTGCGCGCCAAAATCGATAGCGGAACGTCCAACCCGCTGATCCGTACGCTGCGAGGTGTCGGTTACTCGCTGCGCGACGGATGAAATTCCGCCAGCTTCGCAACCGATTAACCTGGTGGTACGCGCTGCCGGTCATCGCGTTGGTTATCGCGATCGCGGTCGGCGGCGTCTCGATCCTCTTGCACGAAGCGGGACGCGGTATCCAAGAGCGCCTGCGCTTAGCCGCCCAAGACGTGGCGCGCCGCCCGGATCAAGTGCGCGAGCATTATGCGGGCGCGGCCGACCTCATCGTGATCGTGTTTCGTCGCGACGGGGCGGTGCTCTCGACGCAAACGATGCCGTCGTTCGATCGCGGAGGGCCGGGCGCATCGCGTCCGCAACAAGCGGGCTTCGCTGCCGGGTTCGTTCTCGCGCCGTTCGGCGTGCACCCTGTGGTGGTAGAGCGCAAGGGCTGGCGCATCGTCGTGCTGCCCAGGGTCGCGTGGCTCGCAAACATTCTCAAATGGTACGCGCTGGTCGCGGCGCTCGTCGTCCTGGCCGCTACGTGCGTGGCCTGGATCATCGCTCGGTACGTCTCCGCCAAAGCCGTCGCACCGCTGGTCGAAATGGCGAACGCGCTGGACCGTTTGGCGGGCGGTGAGTTTACCGTTGCGCCGATTCGTACCGACGACCGCAGCGAACTGGGGCATTTGGTTACGCTCTTCAACCATGCGGCCGATTCGATCGCGGTTTCGATGGAAGAGCGAAAGCGTTCGGAGGCGATGATGCGCCAGTTCGTGGCGGATGCCGGGCATCAGCTGCGAACGCCGCTCACCGTCATCCTCGGCTATGTCGATATCTTGGGCGCGCGCTCCGGCAACGCCGACCCGAAGATGATGCACGTGTTCGACGTGATGCATATCGAAGGCCAGCGCATGCGCCGGTTGATCGATCAACTCTTGACGCTCGCGCGAATGGACCGCGAAGAGGAACCGCGCGACGAACGCGTCCTGATGTCGAGCATGGTCGAATCGCTGCGCGACGAGTTTGCGTTTCGCCTCGACCCTCCCGACGTGCACGTCGCGATTGAAGACGATGCGGCGATCTCCGCGAATGCGGACGAGCTCTACGAAGCCCTCTACAACATTCTCGACAACGCGGTCAAGTATGGCGCCGGTGCGCCGATCGATGTGATCCTGCGACGAACGGGCGGCGATATCGCCATCGTTATCCAGGACCGCGGCCCGGGCATTCCGCCCGGCGAACGCGAGCGAATCTTCGATCGCTTCTATCGTGGAGAATCTTCGGAGGGTCTGGAAGGTACCGGCCTCGGCATGACGATCGCCCGCCGCGGCATCGAACGCGCGCACGGCACGATTTCGATCGAGAGCATGGAACCTCACGGCACGCGAGTCGTCGCGGCGTTCCCGATCGCGCTATAACAAAAACGAGGGCAGCGCGTTTGGCGCAACCCTCGCTTTTATGTTACGAAGCGTCGCTACTTGTAGCTGGCGACGTCCGCTTCTTTGACGGGAGAGGCTTTGTTCGTGCCGAGCGAACCGCGGATGTAGGTGATCACGTCGGCGATGTCCTTATTCGAGAGCTGCCCCTTCCAGGCGGGCATTTGCCCGTTGTAGGCGGTGCCTTCGACTTGGATCGATCCGTGCAGTCCGTCGAGCAAGATCCCGATGACCTTGTGCGGATCGCCGGTGACGACCGGATTGTTGGCGAGCGGCGGAATGGCACCGGGTTGGCCCAGGCCGGTTGCGGCGTGGCAACCGGAGCAGTTCGTTGCATAGACCTTCGAGCCGTTCGCGTCGGCCGGCGCGGCTGCTACCGTTGCGGGCGCCGCGGCGCCGCCGCCGGTACCCGTACCGGTGGTTGCGGCCTCCGCGGGCGCCGCGAGAATCTGCGCTTGGCTGAGCGACGGCGGTTGCTGCGCCTCTTTTGCCACGATCGAGTTTTGCCCGTAAATGGAGAGCGCGACGATCGCCGCGATCGAGATAAACGTGCCCCAAAGGATCGGGGCGCGCGAACCGTACGAGCGCGTCGTGCTGCGATCGAGCCACGGCAGTAAGAACACCACGACGACGAAGATCGTCGGAATGATGATCGCCGCGAACATTTCAACCCACGGCGCGTTGCCTAGGAAGATCGGGACGAAATTGAGCAGCCCGAAGAGCGAGAGGAAGTACCACGCCGGATAGGGCGTGAACGCGGAGTTGGTGGGGTCGGCCTTCGCGTCGAGGAACGGCGGAAGCACGAACGCGAGGAAGATCACGATCCCGAAGACGATCAGCGATGCGAACGCATCCATGAACATCTGGTCGGGCCAGAAACGTCCCGGTTTGAGCTTGCGCGGATCCTGCGCAACCGGGCCGGCGGGACCGTTGTGACGGAAGATTGCCAAGTGCGCGCCGACCAATGCGACCAATGCCGCGGGCATCAACCACACGTGTAGGCCGAAGAAACGGTTGATCGTGTTGGTGCCCATGACGTTGCCGCCTTGAGCGATGCTCTGCAAGATCGCGCCGCCCGGCGGCAACCCGGCGATGTTGAGCGAGACCTGCGAGGCGAAGTAGGCGTCCATATCCCACGGCAACAAGTAGCCGGTCAAGCCGAGTACCAGGGTTACGAGCAGCAGCAGCAGCCCGACGACCCACTGCAGTTCGCGCGGCGACTTATAGGCGCCCCAGATCAAGACTTGCAGCAAGTGCAAGAAGACCAGCGCGATCATCGCCGACGAACCCCAATAGTGGATGGACAGGATCATGTGTTCGAACGGGTTCAGATAGATCGCGCGGGTGGATTCCCATGCGGTCGCCGCCGATGGCGCGTAGAAGAACGTGAGAAAAATGCCGGTGACGATCTGCATGATCATCGCGAACATCGTCGCGCTGCCGAAAACGTACCAGTAACTCGCGCCACCGGGAATGTCTTCCACCAAGAAATCCTTCGCCATCGAGACGAAGCCGGTGCGCGACTCAATCCAGTTGAGCATCGATGCGATGATCCTTCCTTACGATGTGTACGAGATGACGATGCGGTCGGGCACCGTCGATTTATAGCGAATCCACATGATCTCGGCGGCGCCGCTCTGCTCGCGCAGCGGGAGCGGATCGAGACCGCGTGGTGCCGGCCCGGCGAGGTGTTCGCCATCGAGGGCAAATTGCGATCCGTGGCACGGGCATTCGAACTTATCCGCGCCGTCGTTCCAGGCGAAGCGGCAGCCGAGATGCGGACAGATCGGGCTGAAGATGACGAAGTCCAGATTTACCGCGTCGTAGCCGTCCACCGCGGCCGTGCTGCCCTTCTTGAAGAGGTTGGGGCGCTTGGCCTCAAACTTGGCCGGATCGACCTTGATGCCCCAAACGTACTCCTCGGACGACTGCTCGGGAAGGTACGAATCCTTCGCCTTGAGCTGAAAGGTCAGCTTGACCGGTTTCGCCGTTGCGGCCTGGAGCTGCTTAAGCTCGTCGGCCGTAAGCGGGGACCAGTTGCCCTTAGTCGTTTTGCTCGATGGGAGCAGCGACCCGACGATCGGGATCGCGAGGCCCAGGCCGATGACGCCGCCGATCACGAGTGTGGCGTTAGCCATAAACGTGCGCCGCGTCATCTCCTCGGGCGTGCCGGGGTCGTCGTAGGCGCTGTGGACCGAACGCTGGACGCCCTCTGAGGCATCCGCAGAATGCTTAGACAAAGCTCACTCTCTCCGGAAAGATGAATCGGATCCTTGTTTCCAATGGATTGTAAGCCCGCCCTCTTCCTAGGGGCGAGGACCTAACTCGGAGCGAGCAGACGGATGTCGCTTCGGAGCCCTACATCTTGTAGCTGTGGAGGCCGCTGATCCAGATATTGACGCCCAAATAACAGAAGATCGCGGTCGCGAACCCGAGGATGCTGACCCAGTTTGTCCGCAGCCCGCGCCAATTGTTGCGAGTGTGCAGATGCATGTACGCGAGATAGACGATCCAAGTCGCTAATGCCGCGGTCTCTTTGGGGTCCCACTGCCAGTAGGCGCCCCACGCTTCCTTCGCCCAGGCCGCCCCGGTGATGATGCCGATCGAGATCAGCGGCAATCCGATGGCGACGGCGCGATAGACGACGATGTCGAGTTGCGCGAGCGTCGGCAACGAGGTGAGCCAGGTCGCGGTGGGGTTGCCCATGGCGGCCGCGGCGGCAATTGCCGGCGTGTCGCGCGTGATCTTGGCCTGCTCGGTTCCGGAGTACGAAATGTTCGCATGAGCACCGGCGAAGTTCGCCGGCGTACCGGCGTCGCCGGCGGCGACGAGAGGCCCGGCCGGGCGCGAGCTGTAGTGGCGCTCCGCGTAGTATTTCACGAGATAGATGCACGAGAAGACGAACGCGACCAGAAACGCCGCATACGACGAAACGACGATCGGGACGTGGACCTTGGCCCAGTACGACTGCAGCGACGGTACGGCCGGCATCGTGCCTTCGTTCCAGGTGACGCCGTACGCGAGAAAAATCGCGGCCATCGCCAGCACGAATCCGCCCGCGAACCAGAGTTTGTAACGAATCGCGAAGCCGATGAAAATGGCGACCGACATCGCCGAAAAGAGCGAGAGCGAACCGTACAGATTCAGCAGCGGCCAAATATGCGTCAATTCGTAGCGCACGACCAACTGCGCGAACTGGGTAACGCAGCCGGCGATCGCGAGCGGAGCGCCCAAATTGCGCAGCCAGTCCTCGCGCGTAAAGAAGAACATCAAGAGCGCCAGCGCGCCGAGCGTGTAGCACGCCAGTGCCACGATCATCATCAGTTCGTCGACCGAAATATGTGAGCCCATCGTATTAATACGCCTCCGCGGGAGAGAAGTGAGCGCTGGGGCCGGGCGGCTCCATCGAACTCGTGAATTCCGCGATCAATTCGCGGAATTGGGTTTCAAAGATATCGTAGCCCTTTACGGTTGTAGCGGCTAGGCCGACCGTACAGGTTTGTGAATGAGCTTCCGCTTCGACGCGAACGTACAGGCGCGCGGGCAGGAAGTAGAACGAGATAATCAGGCCGGCGACGAGCACCAACGCGCCGATGCCGACCAAGGGGATGCCGGGATCGTAGCGATACTGAAAACCGCTGTACAGGACGTAACGGTTCGGGGTAATCTGCCAGCCGCGTCCTAGATCGATAGCGCTATGCAATGGGACCAGCGCGGCGCCCGCCGACGAGCCGCCCACGAAAAGGTTGAGTACGGTTGCCGGGTCGTTGACGCGCGGGTCCGCGGAGGGTTGCCCGCTTACGCGATCGACGGTCGGGACGAAGCGCGTGTATTCGATCGTGCTCTGCGTCCCGGGGATATCGATCGTGTCGCCTTCTTTTAACGTGCGATCCGAGAGCGATGCGACGCGCTTGCCGTCGTGCGTCACCAAGAAGCGCATTCCGAAACCGTAGCTCGACTGGTAGTACAGGGTCCCATCGACGTTGATGGGGTGGTTGACGCGGACCGTGTAGTTCTTCGGCACGCCGTTCTTGCCGGTGACCGTGACGTGCGAGACGTAGTCGATCGGTTGATAGACCATTCCGCTCTTGGTGGCGATCGGAGCGATCGTGTAGCGGAAGCTGTTGAGGTGGAAGATCGCGTGAGTCTGCGGAATTTCCGCGGTTTGGCCGGTGAGTATGGCCGCATCGCCGGAGAAGCCCTTGGCCCAGTAGATCGTCGTACCGGCCGCGATGATCACGAATCCGAGATGCGCGATCAACACTCCGCGGCGCGCCCAATTGTGCTTATCCGCAAAGCCCCACTCGACGCCGTCGAATTCGCGATTGCGAATATGCCAACCACGGTTACGAAAAAACGCCTCGACCTTCGCGCGGACGCCGGCTTCGTCGCCGCGCACGCTCACCGAAGCGTTGAGCGGGATCTTGTCGATTTTCACCGGCCGTAGGGGTGGAAGCCGGGCCGGGATCACTCGCTTGAACGTGCAAACGGCAAGCGAGAGCAAGATCAATCCGATGATGCCGACGTACCACGGCGAGTGATAGATATTATCGAAGCCCAGGCGGATCAGGGCTCGAGCGATCGGGGCGGGATACGCGCTGAAATAGGTGCTCGCGTCTTTGCCTTGGTCGACCACGACGCCGATGATCGTAAAGACGCCCCACACCAAGAACAGCAAGACGGCGAATAAGACGTTACCGAAGGTGCGTACGACGTTATCGTAGGCGGCATCGAGCGATGAGCGAGTTGCGATCACGACATCTCCAGGCTAGGCGGAAGCTTCAGCGCGTCGCCACGACTTCTCAAGCACGATGATAATCCAAATGGAAACTTCGTACAGAACGTACATGGGGAAAGCAAGCAAGGCCATGGTTAGCGGGTTGCCATCGGGCGCGGCGATTCCGGCGGCGATGACCATTGCGAAAAGTGCGTGGCGTCGGTATTTGCTCAGAAAGGCCGCGCTCACGATCCCCAGCCGCGCGAGACCGATCAAGACGATCGGCAGTTGAAAGATCAGTGCGAAGAGCGCGAGCAGAATCAGCAAGAAATTGAGCGTTTCGCTAACTCCGAAGGTCGGCGTCGCGATCGCATCCGTAATGCTCACCAGCGCCGCGATCACGCGTGGAATGACGATGAAATGCGCGAAGGCTAAGCCCAGCGCCGCCAGAAAAAACGAAGGCGCGATAAACGCGTAGACCATCCGCCGGGTGCGCGGGTGCACGGCCGGCACCACGAACATCCAGAGCTGGTATAAGAGCATCGGAAGGCCGACGATGATGCCGCCGATCACCGAAAATTTGATCTCGATGAAGATGACGTCGGCCGGGCCGAACGCGTGGAGCGTGATGCCGTGAAAATACGCGTTCACCATCCATTTGATGATGAATTGCGAGGGATAGAAGAGCACGAGCGCGATGACGCCGACGGTTCCGATCGCGATCAATAGACGGTTACGGAGCTCCCCGAGGTGCTCCGTAAACGACATCTCCTTCTGATCCCAAGCGTGCGGCTCGGTGACGGTATCCTGCAATTAGGCGCTCGGCGTGCCCTTGCCGGCGGTCGGCTGCGGGACCGCTTCGCCGGACATGCTTCCGGCCTCGACGTTGCTCATCGGATCCGCCGCGGCGGTCTGGGCCGCCATACGGGAACGGGCTTCTTCGCGGGCCTTCGCGGTCGCTTCATCGGCCTCGATCTGCCCCATCATGAATTCTTTCTTCGCCTGCCCGGCGCTGCGCGCCAGCTTCGGAAGCTTGTCGGCTCCGAAGAGCACGGCGCCCACCACCAAGATACCGATAATGATCGGCGCATCGATGATGGCAAAGAGTGGGTGGATGGACATAGGTGGTTATCTCCTCTCCCTACTCAAACGAGCAGGGCATCGGCAAGGTTCGCCAAGCTCTCTTTCGACACGCCTTCCCGAAGAGGCTGCAGCGCCGCCTTAGCGCGCACTACATACTCGCCGATCCGTTCGCGGGTAGCTTCGAGGCCACCCTGGCCGTCGATAGCGCGAATCATGCTACCGATCATCGCGCCGTTCTCGCTCCCGGCATAGAAACGCTCGATCGTCGAACGAAAGTTGCGATCGCCGCGCCCCAGCGCCAAAATCAAGGGAATCGTCATCTTACGCTCGGTAAGGTCGTTGCCGACCGGCTTGCCGACCGTCAGCTCGTCCGCGGTCATATCGAGCAAGTCGTCGTTCATCTGGAACGCGATCCCGTAGAGCTCGCCGAAGGCGTGCAGCGCGGCGATCTCCTCGCTCGAACCGCCGCCCATGATCGCCCCGCATTGCGCCGAAGCCGCGAACAGCGATGCCGTTTTCTTGCGCGCGACCTCCACGTAGCCGTTCAGGCCGAGATCGAAGTTGCCGAGCGCGCGAAGCTGCAGCACCTCGCCGTCGCAAATATCGGCCAGCGTCGACGAGAGTATGTTCGGCACCGGATGCGGGTAGTTTGCCGTGACGTTCTTGAATATCCACGCAAAGAGGTAATCGCCCGCGAGCACGCTGACGCGATTGCCGTAATCGATGGCGGTTGCGTTTACGCCGCGTCGCGTCTTCGCATTGTCGACGACGTCGTCGTGGATCAGCGTCGCAACGTGGATCAATTCCATGTATGCAGCCAAGTGCAGATGCTCCGCTGCATCCCCACCGCAGGCTTGCGCGGAGAGCAGCGTCACGCGGGGGCGCAAGCGCTTTCCCCCGGCCGCCAGCATGCGTTTTACCGCTTCGGTAATGATCGCGTTGTCGGTCGAAAACGACGACGCGAAGAATGCTTCCACGAGCGCGTAGAGGTTCGATTCGCTCTCAAGAGCCCCGTGCATCATGGATTCGTTCCATAGTGGATGGCGATCGAACCGCCCATCAACCGCACGTAGCCGCTCTGCGCGAATCCGACGCGTTCGAACCGCTCGCGGAGCGCGTCCGCATTGGGATGATGCGTGAGCGAATTGGGCAGATAGGTGTAGGCGCGTTTCGACCCGCCGATGATGCCGCCGATCAACGGCACGAGGCCGTAGAAATACAGATCGAATGCCCGTTTGAAGAGCGGGTTGGGCGCCTTGC from Candidatus Dormiibacterota bacterium includes these protein-coding regions:
- the tatC gene encoding twin-arginine translocase subunit TatC; translation: MQDTVTEPHAWDQKEMSFTEHLGELRNRLLIAIGTVGVIALVLFYPSQFIIKWMVNAYFHGITLHAFGPADVIFIEIKFSVIGGIIVGLPMLLYQLWMFVVPAVHPRTRRMVYAFIAPSFFLAALGLAFAHFIVIPRVIAALVSITDAIATPTFGVSETLNFLLILLALFALIFQLPIVLIGLARLGIVSAAFLSKYRRHALFAMVIAAGIAAPDGNPLTMALLAFPMYVLYEVSIWIIIVLEKSWRRAEASA
- a CDS encoding twin-arginine translocase TatA/TatE family subunit, with the protein product MSIHPLFAIIDAPIIIGILVVGAVLFGADKLPKLARSAGQAKKEFMMGQIEADEATAKAREEARSRMAAQTAAADPMSNVEAGSMSGEAVPQPTAGKGTPSA
- a CDS encoding polyprenyl synthetase family protein; this translates as MMHGALESESNLYALVEAFFASSFSTDNAIITEAVKRMLAAGGKRLRPRVTLLSAQACGGDAAEHLHLAAYMELIHVATLIHDDVVDNAKTRRGVNATAIDYGNRVSVLAGDYLFAWIFKNVTANYPHPVPNILSSTLADICDGEVLQLRALGNFDLGLNGYVEVARKKTASLFAASAQCGAIMGGGSSEEIAALHAFGELYGIAFQMNDDLLDMTADELTVGKPVGNDLTERKMTIPLILALGRGDRNFRSTIERFYAGSENGAMIGSMIRAIDGQGGLEATRERIGEYVVRAKAALQPLREGVSKESLANLADALLV